Proteins from a single region of Flavobacterium sp. YJ01:
- a CDS encoding DUF5777 family beta-barrel protein codes for MKNFILLFFLFPLLTFSQTDLLSGVETPSVKEKVTSAFKALKIVNLESTKLAAKGDLYFVVAHRFGSIKDGFEGFYGLDNANTQIKFIYGLTNGLNLSAARSEFAYDFATKYMLFPQIKDGFPVTIAGFNSLSINNTLKESLYPKLQFKDRLTYVAQLLISRKFSEKLSLEIVPSFFHQNFVDDVDQSNSQYAIGFGGRYKFAKRWSLNMDYAAHLNRAPNSLYKNPLSIGFDLETGGHVFQMHFTSSQAIDEAGYLGRTTGDWTKGDIFFGFNLARVF; via the coding sequence ATGAAAAACTTTATTCTATTATTTTTTTTATTCCCGCTGTTAACCTTTTCCCAAACCGATTTATTGTCTGGAGTAGAAACTCCTTCTGTAAAAGAAAAAGTGACCTCTGCATTCAAAGCCTTAAAAATTGTTAATCTCGAGTCTACAAAATTGGCGGCAAAAGGTGATCTGTATTTTGTTGTTGCACACCGTTTCGGCTCAATTAAAGACGGCTTTGAAGGGTTTTACGGACTCGATAATGCCAATACGCAGATTAAATTTATTTACGGTCTAACAAATGGACTCAACCTAAGTGCCGCCAGGAGTGAATTTGCTTATGATTTTGCGACAAAGTATATGCTGTTTCCTCAAATAAAAGACGGTTTTCCTGTTACTATCGCCGGCTTTAATAGTTTGTCTATCAACAATACGTTAAAAGAAAGCCTGTATCCTAAACTTCAATTTAAAGACAGGTTGACTTATGTTGCGCAGCTGCTGATTTCCAGAAAGTTTTCTGAAAAGCTGTCTTTAGAAATTGTGCCGTCATTCTTTCATCAAAACTTTGTTGATGACGTAGACCAAAGCAATTCCCAATATGCGATAGGATTTGGAGGGAGGTATAAATTCGCTAAGCGCTGGTCTTTAAATATGGATTATGCGGCGCATTTAAACAGGGCGCCAAATTCACTTTATAAAAATCCGCTATCTATAGGTTTTGATTTAGAAACCGGCGGTCATGTTTTCCAAATGCATTTTACCAGTTCACAGGCAATTGATGAGGCTGGGTATCTGGGAAGAACCACTGGCGACTGGACAAAAGGAGATATATTTTTTGGATTTAATCTTGCCAGGGTTTTCTAG